ACTATTGAGAATAACTATAATAATATCAACAAGATGAAAAATCGGGAAAAATAataacgttttgactcatattgtgagcactgcaaaaccagtgacgtagacatgggtTATCGTGACGTAGGCATGGGTTATCGTGACGTAGGCATGGGTTATCGTGACGTAGACATGGGCTATCGTGACGTAGGCATGGGTTATCGTGACGTAGACGTGGGTTATCGTGACGTAGGCATGGGTTATCGTGACGTAGGCATGGGTTATCGTGACGTAGACATGGGTTATCGTGACGTACACATGGGTTATCGTGACGTAGACATGGGTTATCGTGACGTAGGCGTGGGTTATCGTGACGTAGGCATGGGTTATCGTGACGTAGGCATGGGTTATCGTGACGTAGACGTGGGTTATCGTGACGTAGACATGGGTTATCGTGACGTAGGCATGGGTTATCGTGACGTAGGCATGGGTTATCGTGACGTAGACATGGGTTATCGTGACGTAGACATGGGTTATCGTGACGTAGACGTGGGTTATCGTGAcgtatacaatccatattttccgttcaaagacaatatcttggtttgtgcatgatatgatatggaGTATATTAAATCACTTATAAGGTAAACTAAAGTAACaataatttttagtgaatattttCTCGTTGCCTTCTTTACAAATTCCCAATTCAAGGCCACAGCATGCTTATATAACAGTGTCTTAAGTTCtgttattttttctctctctcctttAGAACCTGAGTGTGCATACATCGATATGATGTTGACTGCCGTATTCTTAGCTGTCCTTTTTggatgtttccatggcaatgaaGCAGGTGATATATCAGCTATATTGTTTCTACATATCTATACCAAATTTGAATACTAACTTCAAAGGGTAGGGGTGTAAGCAATGTAGGGACAAAACCTTCCGATACTCCATCTATATCAAACAAAATTTCTCTCCTGTAACTTGTcctatgtatatattttcatagctatttaatttttttcactgccctctttatactttgtcatgtattcatttgtaaattttgtttacagtgtctaaggagacagacttgattagcaaagtAGCTATTGCTGATCTCAttttacctacctcaaaacatgtattattttattttgtctacaaatgtaaaatttaataagtaggtaataaagaagaagaagatgtaTACTCATTCATAATTCATATGAATTCGATCGAATTCACAAAACGTCACGTGTATCTAGTTCTACAGTCGATAAACCAACCCTATGGCTGATTTGATTACATTCTCTTACTGCTGCATCTCGACCGGTTTTCCCTCACcttcccccctctctctctctctctctctctctctctctctctctctctctctctctctctctctctctctctctctctctctctctctctctctctctctctctctctctctctctctctctctctctctctctctctctctctctctctctcacacacacacacacacacacacacactcaaattGAATACGGTGTCACATTTATTGTCCTAGTAAGGGTCCAGCGTTCAATCCTGTGACTATTCAGATATTCATATGCACtaaatgaacaatgaatattaatgactatGTTAGAGAAAGTTGAAAGCTGTTATATTTCCATTTGTACACGTTTACTGACTCCCAAGATGCAACACTGTGCAACAGCTTGGACTACAAATGTGCAACAACAATAATCTCTTTTATGTTTCTTGACAACCTTGCAAATTCATCTGACGTGAGATCATGCAATCACGACGTACCAGAACCCAATTAACAAAATGCCTTGAATTCTGGGAGTAGTGTTCCCCATCTCCTTGTTAATTAAATTCTGTATTCTGTTTTTCTATTCTAGAAATATCCATAATTGAAGACAGTCTATCCATTGAAAACTTGGGTGGTTTACGCATTCATACACGGTACACTGATCAATGTACCTTTTCGCTAACATTAAAGAACAGTATATCTAACACTGATAGCGTTTATTATATTTCTGCCTATCTCGCCAACGACCCAGTCATGACACTGAAATCTCAAAAATTCAGTGTCAGCGGTGTAGGCTTACCATTTGCAGTGGCTCCTACGACTGTTAATGGTCCTGGTACAAGTGTTACTGGTCTTACAACAAACTTAATTGCTAGTTCcgataaatgttatttttatacatatttgtgtgttgtaCTTAGCCAGTACAATGATGAACCTCGGCAATGCATCGACGTAAGGGATTACATAGTCTGTTCAGGTTAGTTGAACGTTTTACCTTTAATAGAGTAAAATAATATgtttttctctgtctgtctgtctgtctgtctgtctgtctgtctgtctgtctgtctgtctgtctgtctgtctgtgtgtgtgtgtctgtatgtatgtatgtatgtatgtatgtatgtatgtatgtatgtctgtctgtctgtctgtatgtatgtatgtatgtatgtctgtctgtctgtgtgtctgtctgtctgtatgtatgtatgtatgtctgtctgtctgtctgtgtgtctgtctgtctgtatgtatgtatgtatgtatgtatgtatgtgtgtgtgtctgtctgtctgtctgtctgtctgtatgtctgtctgtctgtctgtatgtgtctgtctgtatgtatgtatgtatgtatgtatgtatgtatgtatgtctgcctgtgtgtgtgtgtctgtctgtctgtctgtctgtctgtctgtctgtctgtctgtctgtctgtctgtctgtctgtctgtctgtctgcccattcatccgtctgtctgtcagaATATCCTTTGGCGCATTTAATTACCACCCAAAATCGACTTTCAATCGTTTGTAACCTAACGTGTAGGACAAACCAACTGATGATTCAAAATGGGACACAGTGAGGTTGACATGATAGAGTGACAACGCAGTTATATTTTTACTGAATAGCTAAAACAAGAAATGtaccaaaaaaacaaaatttgaccATAGTCGTCTATAGTACCTTTGTACCAGTTCcctagaaatgctgttgatCAGAACGTATCAGAGGTGTACAATACAAACTGTCTTTGAAGGCGCCtaaaagtcttctccttatcacaatGTCAAACTGTTCTACAtttatacaaaaacaatagtgGGTGCCTCAGATATAGATTCATGCCATGctgttatcagtttgtttatgtctgtgaaagttattATCATATTGTATATGGTAATATGACTAACTtttacagacataaacaaactggtaAGGACATGGTGTTGAACTTACAATGTTATTTTCTATCAATATATGTGTTATTGATGTTGTGGTAATGAGACGATTCTTCAAATTCAGTTTTGAATGACTACTACCATGATGCTACTACAGACAAAATGACTTTCTGATCAACGACATTAATTTTCTAGTCAACCAGTGCAAGGCTAGATGCGGGGAATGGACGTGAAGTACATGGTCATTTACTTGTTTTGTCTACAGTCGCGACCATTGACCTCCGTACAGACTAACATTGTTAGATGGTgtatgattttcatttgttgataatccaaattctctctctctctctctctctctctctctctctctctctctctctctctctctctctctctctctctctctctctctctctctctctctttttcatTCTCTCTCCCTCTGATTTACACAGAGTTAAAAGCCACAGCTTTATGGATAACCAACCCAAGCCCATCATCAATCAAGTATACGACTACTGCATACACTGACATCACTTTTAAAATCGTCTTTGAGTCATACGAAAGTGCTGCTGTGGCAGATGTTAAATTGTACTTCACTAATGGCAACGATATGAATCACGTCAATACTACCTATGAAGGTGACGAAATCCTAGTTCGTGGTATGACAAGTACTGGTTTGATAACGTCAAACAAAGCCCAGGCACTTAGACCTCTGGAGGCATCTCCTAAAGTTGATGTTCAAAACTGTGCTCATTACACCCACCTATGTGGTGTTATTGTACCTACTCGAGGGTCAACAGTCAACAGCGATGTATGTATTCCACTTGGACCCTTTGATGGCCAAGCCGGTACTATCATATGCCCAAAAGGTAAAATTCTAatgatatttgtttgtttacttattttgtcatttctcatctccagtgggTAATTCGTGACAACAACtatattcattcatgcatttGTGATAGTATGATAGTATTTACAATTAGAGGAGTAGCTGCAGGATATAGTCTGCCGTACATCGAGAACAGTACTAATTGCTATATGTAGCAATAGCTCTAGATCTTTACACTACGAGGGTATTCAAGAGCTAGTGCAGTCACAGACGTTGAGTGCACCTAGCAACTCTCGAACATGGAGAACATGTATGGTACATACGCATGCGCGTTTGTGCTAGTTACTCCCTAAAGAAAAGTGTATTATGGGTCGCCATATATGAGTATCATTTAGGACAAagtcaaaatattaataatgacgtcataggtatatatatgtttatcacACATATAAGACAATTTACTCAttcaatttattcattttttaattaaagATGGTGGTGTAAGTAGTGGCTTtagtatccatggcaacatgtTGACATTGGTTGGTGCTTCTATCCTTGCAGTGTTGACTACTTTGGAAGGATGTAATTTAAGGTAACTATGGATTTAAGTGTACCAAGGGGGTAAAATTACAATAGTATTGACGAGCTGTGTAATGGTTACCATGACGATGTAGAACTCTCAGTGAACTTTAAGAGGCATTCTATACTGCACCTATCATTTGCCCAACTATCAAGTATTTGACTAATCCACCAATTAACTCAAGTGTTAATCCAACTACCCGTAAgacaaccaaccagccaaccaaccaaccatccatccatccatccattcatccctCCAtctaatccatccatccattcatacatCCACTCaaccatccatcaatccatccatccatccatccatccatccatccatccatccatccatccatccaacaatctaaccatccatccatccatccatccatctatccatccatccaaataaccaaccaaccaaccatccatccgtacatccatccatacatccaaccatccatccatccatccatccaaccaaccaaccaaccaaccaaccaaccatccatccatccatccatccattccttTATGTGCGTATCACATTACCAATCGAACCATCAACCCATCCATTCTAAATCAGTTTCATGTATGCTGATGTAACAACCAATCATAATTATTCATGACACCCAAGTGCGCATGCCCATTTACCTGAAAATAAAACCATGTTGGCTATTTAATTGTCTTACAATCATGAAATGTCCCTCCTGAACCCAACGATTACAGGCATGTctttatttcatgaaatatcattttaagtGAATGTGTAAATTCAATAGCACGATATTTATATCAAGAAAACGAATTTCATTCTATATTGTGACTGTAATATTATTGCATTTATTCTAAaagatatgattttttttcaggaaAACTGGAACTTATTAATCCAACAAAGCAGAGCTTCATGTCAATATCGACCAACTTTTAATATCTGTTGACAGGGATGAAGACATTTTTTTATGAATGTGCCATGAGATTTTTTATTATTGTGTTTGAATTTGTTATGAAAGTATTGAACACCGAattgagtacccccccccccccccgtcgaATTCCTACAAATCTTCGATGTAAGCTGCTGCCTACATTGGCAGTCACTTTTGCCCTATCACAAAGGATATACGTCACCTGTTCGCtactttttttgaaatgtatatttaacaAGAAACATTCATGGTGTtcataataattaatttaaCGATAAAATGCACTGTCTCAATTCTGAAATATAATCCGTTAAATTACGATTATGTACAATTCCACGAAAAACTAGTGCagcatacatatacaaagtTAGTAGTTTGTATGTCAAAGAGTGACCACTGTTCATCTACATATCTTCCAAACAATTGTTCTATTGATATAGAGATTACGGCGAACAGAAATGGTAATTCAGTTTTGTATTGTTTATGAACTAATCTGCCCTTAAATACAATGTTTACTGTTAGGATTTGAATGCCATAGTTTTACtacagaatccaatatggccgcgaGTGAAGACGGCAGTGCTTAGAAAGTTGGACCGGAAGTTGTGGAGGTCGACTCTTTTACGGTAGTGCTACATAGGAGCTTGTCTTACGTACAGACGTGACGCCGTCTTTAGATATCCCGGACACCTAGTGGAAaagtgaatatattttattgtaatagTGAACATAGGTGTAAAGACaatatgtactaatttgtatgTCTTGATCTCGCGATGCCTTTTTGGAGGATTTTTCTGTCTAAACAAGCTCTGGCTTTGAATGAGGCCAAACACAGGGCTATCTTGAAATAAAATCTGTCAAGTTTTAACTATTTCGTCTCGTGTGCAGTTTGTCTTTCACTACACCTTTAGCTACtgatttcaaaatgttacaTAGCTCTAGACGTAGTCGCTTCAAAACatagattttaatttatatataatagatAACTTCGCTATTACTACACCATCACTAATACTATTACCACAAAACTACGCTATCGTATCCCAACCAATCATATTGTTTTGAAACGTAGTAAATGTATTAGTTCAATACACTTTTCATTAAATGTAAGGTAATATAATTGGAATTTTTTAGCTGCTAACAGCTCTGACATTCCACCTCTGTTGGTGTCATTATATTGTTGTACCATATTCAATGAAATTGCTGTTGACAACCATGCAGCAAAccaattgtcagttgtgatgtgatgtgatgtgatgtgatgtgatgtgatgtgatgtgacgtgatgtgatgtgatgtgatgtgatgtgatgtgacgtgatgtgatgtgatgtgatgtgatgtgatgtgatgtgatgtgaggagaggagtgggtctcacgGGAGTAAAATAGGAAAACTTGGGTTATTGGGGATAGTGTTGTGAAGTGGAGATGTTGCACTCTGGTCCTGACAATGTTGAGGTCATACATGCCTATCTAGTCTTTGTGAGTTCTGACTTTCAACTCAGCCAATTGGAGCCAACAAGGTTATATTAATTACTGCAGTGCCTACACACAAATCCACGTATTCACGTATTTGGAAATATTAAATAACTTTAAAACTATAAAtggtggtggcagcggtgggatcaaatccttaccattgattcttgGACGCATGTCTTTTTTTCCATGTCTGATAGCTTTTAAcccatatttcaaaaatatctaaacaaggggagggtcatgttttagagaaagaaaattgaaaagggGCACTTGTCCACGACAGAATCGGGGAAGGTCACATTTAATCAATGGACCGGGCCTGATTTCCCTCGCCCCTCCCTGttattactgaaggctcccttactgCAGGCGCATTCGGCTGGTCATATGCAACACTGTGTTTGTCAAGTGAACGTCGTTTTTCAGGTAAGGAGGTTATCTCTGTTTATGCAGGATACCctacccctcccccaccccaccccacccacacACGAATCGTCAGTTTTATGCTCGTTTCTAGTATATGTAATTACCCATACACAAGTCTCTGTCGTTGTTATTGTCTCCCTTTGTTCCAAACGTTAACCCAGACTTTGTATCATGAAATAGTACCTGGATATAGTATACTACACTGTATGTGATCAAAAGTAGGTCACATACACTCCTTGTAATCGTTTGTTAACGGTAGTCATTATTCTAACAGAAATCGTTGCAAATTGTACAAATCATAGTTTGTAGCTTACAGGGTAGGTTGTAATACAAGTCATGTAAGGCTAATATGAGTCTATCACAGGTAGAAGGGATTTCGTGAAACGACACAAGTGAAAGGAGACCATACAACGAGTTTATTGATTTGAATACGTGACTAGAAAGAGAAATAAGcttagtatgtatgtatctagGGTGTCATCTCGTACTACTATTGTGGTAGTCAGCTTTCATCAAGGTTAGGGTCACCTTTCATCgtttactgtacatatatagACCAAAACGAGCTCGAGCGAGATCATAAACGGTAAAGTGACGCTCAGCTAAAATGTGGATTGTAGATGACATAAGTACACATACTTACACATATTTTGTAACTCCGCTGATCAATATGAATAATTACACATTTAAGCTCGGGGTTACGGTCATTGGCCTATATAGAGGGAGTCTAGAggtcatatgtaaatgtatgtatatggtaATGAAAACCGTTCAAATGGCAACAAGTTATTGCCTCAGTTGTTGTTAACGTTGCTCTGGTAGATAAAAGCTGCAGCTTTACTGTCTGCACACAGTGGAAGCATAATTGATAACAgtgtattgtttatatttggacAGAAATCTATTTATAACAGGTTGTACTGAGAACAAGTGTTGGTTGTATCTAATCAAACTAGTTAAGTGAATATGTCTTAAAATAGTATAGGAAGAAAGCAGATACTGTTTTTGTGCTCTGAACTAGCTAACTATTGCCTTGAATGTGGTCAAAATAGATATTTCTCTATGCCATTGACAAGTACCATGTATTCTGGTTAGATATAGATATTATTCCTCAAATATATGTCGTCGTTCAGCAAAGCAAGGAAAcgggtgacctaaggggccttgtctgTATGAGTCGTAATACGAGTAGTgataaggccccttaggtcactagtattttccaACTGAGTTAAGATACCTATAGAAGGAATACTGTAATCATACATCCTCAAGATGAAAAAccgggaaaaataatggcgatttggaatgttttgactcatatttagaTCAACACAGAATTTGTGACGTAGACATAGGTtatcgtgacatagaacgaccaggtacacaatccatattttctgttcaaagacaatatcttggcttgtacatggtataatatgAGGCATATTAAATCACCTACAAGTAAACTGAAGTAAATGAATAATTTTGAGCGAATATTAATTTGGTTGTGTCATCAAAAATGTCCCATTTTACAGCTAGGACAAGTTTAGATGTTATAattgatttttaatatataGGAAGTAGTCtgagatttatttatttactgacTTATAATAATGTGTAGCTTTAAATCTaataaatcataatattttCGGGGTTTTTTCTATCCTTACATTTCAGCCTGGGTGTGTATTGATCGACATGATGTTGACTGCCGTCTTCTTCGCTGTCTTTATTggatgtttccatggcaatgaaGCAGGTGATATATCCAGCCATATTGTTTCTCCATATCTACACCAAATTTGATTACTTACTTCAAAGGGTAGGGGTGTAAGCAATGAAGGGAAAACCCTTTCAacatatattgtacatcaaACCAAATTTTGCTCTTGTAACAGGTCC
This portion of the Glandiceps talaboti chromosome 19, keGlaTala1.1, whole genome shotgun sequence genome encodes:
- the LOC144450336 gene encoding uncharacterized protein LOC144450336 isoform X1, coding for MTLKSQKFSVSGVGLPFAVAPTTVNGPGTSVTGLTTNLIASSDKCYFYTYLCVVLSQYNDEPRQCIDVRDYIVCSELKATALWITNPSPSSIKYTTTAYTDITFKIVFESYESAAVADVKLYFTNGNDMNHVNTTYEGDEILVRGMTSTGLITSNKAQALRPLEASPKVDVQNCAHYTHLCGVIVPTRGSTVNSDVCIPLGPFDGQAGTIICPKDGGVSSGFSIHGNMLTLVGASILAVLTTLEGCNLRKTGTY
- the LOC144450336 gene encoding uncharacterized protein LOC144450336 isoform X2, with translation MNHVNTTYEGDEILVRGMTSTGLITSNKAQALRPLEASPKVDVQNCAHYTHLCGVIVPTRGSTVNSDVCIPLGPFDGQAGTIICPKDGGVSSGFSIHGNMLTLVGASILAVLTTLEGCNLRKTGTY